The window ACAAAAAGACTAATCAAATAGTTCTAGTAGAACTCATAAACATCCTCATGTATAGAAACCTTGTAATTAAAAATTTATTGAAGTTCTCGTTCTTTTTGTGATTGTCATTTGaatatatacatacttgatatgaCATAAAAGTATAAACGAGAACCAACGAATAGCAGACTTGACTCAAGAGTCAAGACACGTAACTTTAGCAATCTCACAAAATTAATCCTTCAaattcaagaatatattttttcaaGGCACGCTAGAAACTCTTAAGGTCTTCCCTTTCCATCTAAACAAATACCTCCCACTAGAGAATGATCGTTTCATAGTATCAAGGCTAACATTATCACTATTCAAACATATGTTATGTTCATTTGTAACATGTTCTGAACATTCAACATCGAGTCCATATTGACAATGTTCTGATTTCAAAACTTGTCTTGATGATCCAACACCATCCCCAATTTGAAGTTCTTTCAACTGCATTTCATCATGTCGATTGAAAAACAATATATCGGCTATAGATACTCGGGTTTGGCAAAAATTACCCATAGATAATGATCTTCTAACCTCCCTTTCATTTTCCTCTTCCCTAATCTCGATAATAGAATCTCGTCCTCGAAGATCGCTCCCTGACACAGATACCTCCGGTCGAGGAGGTGGTGGAGGAGGAGGCGGAGGAGGAGGTAAAACATGTGACATAACATTAACACACCTTACATTAGCTCTACACAAAGAACAATTTGAATGACTCATAAGCCAAGTATCAATGCAATAAATATGAAAGGCATGACTACATTTAGGCAAAAGTTTAAGCTTCTCATCTTCTTGAAATTCTCCTAAACATATGGTGCAATCTGTACCCGAAACCAAGCTATCTCCTTTCTTGTACTTGCAAACCCTAATTGAATTAATCATACTTTCATCCAACCCCTTACCAGGAACATGCCATGGCCCTAGATTTAAAGGATCGTCATCCATGTTAAAATCATCcacatctatatccatatccaaGGTTTGTTGATTCTGAAACCCTCTTTGTCTTAAAGAAT of the Rutidosis leptorrhynchoides isolate AG116_Rl617_1_P2 chromosome 5, CSIRO_AGI_Rlap_v1, whole genome shotgun sequence genome contains:
- the LOC139850638 gene encoding RING-H2 finger protein ATL52-like; this encodes MGSIDTPTTWVPYMNNQDCSQKICNLYCPQWCNYVVFPSPPPPIGFSDEDPGGATLSPFMITIIGVFGSACLLISYYVIISRLCNVNNDSSNSLRQRGFQNQQTLDMDIDVDDFNMDDDPLNLGPWHVPGKGLDESMINSIRVCKYKKGDSLVSGTDCTICLGEFQEDEKLKLLPKCSHAFHIYCIDTWLMSHSNCSLCRANVRCVNVMSHVLPPPPPPPPPPPRPEVSVSGSDLRGRDSIIEIREEENEREVRRSLSMGNFCQTRVSIADILFFNRHDEMQLKELQIGDGVGSSRQVLKSEHCQYGLDVECSEHVTNEHNICLNSDNVSLDTMKRSFSSGRYLFRWKGKTLRVSSVP